Sequence from the uncultured Methanobrevibacter sp. genome:
TGATTCAATCAATTTAGAGGATATTGATGAATTTGACAATTTCAAAAATCTCTACTTTAAACTAGATGACAGATTAAACTATTTACAAAAATTTAGAGAGGATATGGATGTACAAGGATACACCACTCCCTTTACATCCCTCAATAAATATGGAACCAAGACGGTTGCAGAGGTTGCAGCCGATGAAATAAGAGAAAACAGTCGCCATAACCAGATATTCAGAATGAAGGCAAATGCCAAAAAGAACATTCTTGACCGTGTAAAGTCAGCCATCGATGCCCATAAGATTGCACTGGGAAACCTTGAACAGTACGGGTATGTGAAGTGCAATTCATGCTATAAGAAATATTCGATGGAGGAATATAAAAACAACAACGGCGAATGCAGCTGCAAAAGCACTGCATTTACATTCAAGACAAACAAGGAACTTGCCCATCGTCTGGAAATAATTCCATATCTTCCATTGTCAGGAAATTATATGGTGCTTATGAGTGAACTTTCCCAATATGCAAGGGAATCATTCAAGCAGGTATTGAATATCCTGAAGCAGGAACGTAAGGGGCATGTAAAAACAATATCCCTGAGAATTCGTTTTAAGGATGACAACAACCGTCTCATCAGGAAAACCGTTACGCTGGACTCCGAGTATGTCGACAACTATGAGGAGGAGGTCCGCAACAGGTACGGCAGGAATGTGCGCATTGAGGCATTGAGATTCCACAGGACAAAACCTGCAATCATTGATGACAAGCATGCAAGAACAGCCCTGGCACTTGCGTATGTGGGTTATGCTCAGGAAATCATAGACAACATACGTGAC
This genomic interval carries:
- a CDS encoding DUF530 domain-containing protein; protein product: MPESALVNKAENYLKEIASDSINLEDIDEFDNFKNLYFKLDDRLNYLQKFREDMDVQGYTTPFTSLNKYGTKTVAEVAADEIRENSRHNQIFRMKANAKKNILDRVKSAIDAHKIALGNLEQYGYVKCNSCYKKYSMEEYKNNNGECSCKSTAFTFKTNKELAHRLEIIPYLPLSGNYMVLMSELSQYARESFKQVLNILKQERKGHVKTISLRIRFKDDNNRLIRKTVTLDSEYVDNYEEEVRNRYGRNVRIEALRFHRTKPAIIDDKHARTALALAYVGYAQEIIDNIRDDILKRRLTDFKRIKKYDEILEEYENQVPDFIDTYDLDAIEAWRKSEINNRFRNLNYVDRFGQMTRSLKRDLKVRESIYKNNFKNIASALIIWDIFRYYFTTSNNARKINTGPFPYMRVELDREQRKVFQTTYENVIETLNSFTDLKIISIPDKDLLLYEKFKFEKEIRSSNIKFNHVALGAALINLNSDIEIETISNAFNINESRIKKELKHIDQIKNPKSDKSKQFLDLIKK